The following are encoded together in the Panthera leo isolate Ple1 chromosome B4, P.leo_Ple1_pat1.1, whole genome shotgun sequence genome:
- the RACGAP1 gene encoding rac GTPase-activating protein 1 isoform X2 — MPCSCPVAFGKMDTTMLNLRNLFEQLVRRVEILSEGNELPVTVLVRDSCPKEFIQLAKDFEDFRKKWQRTDHELGKYKDLLMKAETERSALDVKLKHARNQVDVEIKRRQRAEADCEKLERQIQLIREMLTCDTSGSIQLSEEQKSALAFLNRGQPSSGNAGNKRLSTIDESGSILSDISFDKTDESLDWDSSLVKTFKLKKREKRRSSSRQFIDGPPGPVKKTRSIGSTVDQGNESIVAKTTVTVPNDGGPIEAVSTIETVPYWTRSRRKTGTLQPWNSDSTLSSRQLEPRTETDSSGTPQNNGGMRLHDFVSKTVIKPESCVPCGKRIKFGKLSLKCRDCRVVSHPECRDRCPLPCIPTLIGTPVKIGEGILADYVSQTSPMIPSIVVHCVNEIEQRGLTETGLYRISGCDRTVKELKEKFLRVKTVPLLSKVDDIHAICSLLKDFLRNLKEPLLTFRLNKTFMEAAEIPDEDNSKAAMYQAIGDLPQANRDTLAFLMIHLQRVAQSPNTKMDVANLAKVFGPTIVAHAVPNPDPVVMLQDIKRQPKVVECLLSLPLEYWSRFMMVEQENVDPMHVIENSNAFSTPQTPDIKVSLLGPVTTPEHQLLKTPSSSSLSQRVRSTLTKNTPRFGSKSKSATNLGRQGNFFASPMLK; from the exons ctGTAACTGTCCTGGTGCGTGACAGCTGCCCCAAAG AATTCATCCAGTTGGCAAAGGACTTTGAAGATTTCCGTAAAAAGTGGCAGAGAACAGACCATGAGCTGGGGAAGTACAAGGATCTTTTGATGAAAGCAGAGACTGAGCGTAGTGCGCTGGATGTTAAGCTGAAGCACGCACGCAATCAGGTGGATGTCGAGATCAAACGGAGACAGCGAGCTGAGGCTGACTGTGAGAAGCTG GAAAGACAGATTCAGCTGATTCGAGAGATGCTCACGTGTGACACATCTGGCAGCATTCAACTAAGTGAGGAGCAAAAATCAGCTCTGGCTTTTCTCAACAGGGGCCAACCATCCAGCGGCAATGCTGGGAACAAAAG ATTGTCAACTATTGACGAATCTGGTTCCATTTTATCAGATATCAGCTTTGACAAGACTGACGAATCGCTG GATTGGGATTCTTCTTTGGTAAAGACTTTCaaactgaagaagagagaaaagagg cGTTCTAGTAGCCGACAATTCATTGATGGTCCCCCTGGACCTGTAAAGAAGACTCGTTCCATTGGCTCCACAGTAGACCAG gGGAATGAATCCATAGTTGCAAAAACTACAGTGACTGTTCCCAATGATGGCGGGCCCATTGAAGCTGTGTCTACAATTGAGACTGTGCCATATTGGACGAGAAGCCGAAGGAAAACAG GTACCTTACAACCTTGGAACAGCGACTCTACCTTGAGCAGCAGGCAGCTGGAGCCAAGAACGGAGACAGACAGTTCCGGCACTCCACAGAATAACGGAGGGATGCGCCTGCATGACTTTGTCTCTAAGACG GTTATTAAACCTGAATCTTGTGTTCCATGTGGAAAGCGGATAAAGTTTGGCAAGCTGTCTCTGAAGTGTCGAGATTGTCGTGTGGTCTCTCATCCAGAATGTCGGGACCGCTGTCCCCTTCCCTGCATTCCTACCCTGATAGGAACACCTGTCAAGATTGGAGAG GGAATCCTGGCAGATTATGTGTCCCAGACTTCTCCAATGATTCCCTCCATTGTTGTCCATTGCGTAAATGAGATTGAGCAGAGAGGGCTGACAGAG ACAGGCCTGTATCGGATCTCTGGCTGTGACCGGACAGTAAAAGAGCTGAAAGAGAAATTCCTCAGAGTGAAAACTGTACCCCTCCTCAGCAAAGTGGATGATATCCATGCTATCTGTAGCCTCCTGAAGGACTTCCTTCGAAATCTCAAAGAACCCCTTCTGACCTTTCGGCTAAACAAGACTTTCATGGAAGCAGCAG AAATCCCAGATGAGGACAACAGCAAAGCTGCCATGTACCAGGCTATTGGTGACCTGCCCCAGGCCAACAGAGACACATTAGCTTTCCTTATGATTCACTTGCAGAG AGTGGCTCAGAGCCCAAATACTAAAATGGATGTGGCTAATCTGGCTAAAGTCTTTGGGCCTACCATAGTTGCCCATGCAGTGCCTAATCCAGATCCAGTGGTAATGTTGCAGGACATCAAACGTCAGCCCAAG GTGGTAGAGTGCCTGCTTTCACTGCCCCTGGAATATTGGAGTCGGTTCATGATGGTAGAACAAGAGAACGTTGACCCCATGCATGTCATTGAAAATTCAAATGCCTTTTCAACACCACAGACCCCAGATATTAAAG TGAGTTTACTGGGGCCCGTGACCACTCCTGAGCATCAGCTTCTCAAGACTCCTTCATCTAGTTCCCTGTCGCAGAGAGTCCGCTCCACCCTCACCAAGAACACGCCCAG atttgGGAGCAAAAGCAAATCTGCCACCAACTTAGGACGACAAGGCAACTTTTTTGCTTCTCCAATGCTCAAGTGA
- the RACGAP1 gene encoding rac GTPase-activating protein 1 isoform X3: protein MGIFRTSRLFLKMDTTMLNLRNLFEQLVRRVEILSEGNELQFIQLAKDFEDFRKKWQRTDHELGKYKDLLMKAETERSALDVKLKHARNQVDVEIKRRQRAEADCEKLERQIQLIREMLTCDTSGSIQLSEEQKSALAFLNRGQPSSGNAGNKRLSTIDESGSILSDISFDKTDESLDWDSSLVKTFKLKKREKRRSSSRQFIDGPPGPVKKTRSIGSTVDQGNESIVAKTTVTVPNDGGPIEAVSTIETVPYWTRSRRKTGTLQPWNSDSTLSSRQLEPRTETDSSGTPQNNGGMRLHDFVSKTVIKPESCVPCGKRIKFGKLSLKCRDCRVVSHPECRDRCPLPCIPTLIGTPVKIGEGILADYVSQTSPMIPSIVVHCVNEIEQRGLTETGLYRISGCDRTVKELKEKFLRVKTVPLLSKVDDIHAICSLLKDFLRNLKEPLLTFRLNKTFMEAAEIPDEDNSKAAMYQAIGDLPQANRDTLAFLMIHLQRVAQSPNTKMDVANLAKVFGPTIVAHAVPNPDPVVMLQDIKRQPKVVECLLSLPLEYWSRFMMVEQENVDPMHVIENSNAFSTPQTPDIKVSLLGPVTTPEHQLLKTPSSSSLSQRVRSTLTKNTPRFGSKSKSATNLGRQGNFFASPMLK from the exons AATTCATCCAGTTGGCAAAGGACTTTGAAGATTTCCGTAAAAAGTGGCAGAGAACAGACCATGAGCTGGGGAAGTACAAGGATCTTTTGATGAAAGCAGAGACTGAGCGTAGTGCGCTGGATGTTAAGCTGAAGCACGCACGCAATCAGGTGGATGTCGAGATCAAACGGAGACAGCGAGCTGAGGCTGACTGTGAGAAGCTG GAAAGACAGATTCAGCTGATTCGAGAGATGCTCACGTGTGACACATCTGGCAGCATTCAACTAAGTGAGGAGCAAAAATCAGCTCTGGCTTTTCTCAACAGGGGCCAACCATCCAGCGGCAATGCTGGGAACAAAAG ATTGTCAACTATTGACGAATCTGGTTCCATTTTATCAGATATCAGCTTTGACAAGACTGACGAATCGCTG GATTGGGATTCTTCTTTGGTAAAGACTTTCaaactgaagaagagagaaaagagg cGTTCTAGTAGCCGACAATTCATTGATGGTCCCCCTGGACCTGTAAAGAAGACTCGTTCCATTGGCTCCACAGTAGACCAG gGGAATGAATCCATAGTTGCAAAAACTACAGTGACTGTTCCCAATGATGGCGGGCCCATTGAAGCTGTGTCTACAATTGAGACTGTGCCATATTGGACGAGAAGCCGAAGGAAAACAG GTACCTTACAACCTTGGAACAGCGACTCTACCTTGAGCAGCAGGCAGCTGGAGCCAAGAACGGAGACAGACAGTTCCGGCACTCCACAGAATAACGGAGGGATGCGCCTGCATGACTTTGTCTCTAAGACG GTTATTAAACCTGAATCTTGTGTTCCATGTGGAAAGCGGATAAAGTTTGGCAAGCTGTCTCTGAAGTGTCGAGATTGTCGTGTGGTCTCTCATCCAGAATGTCGGGACCGCTGTCCCCTTCCCTGCATTCCTACCCTGATAGGAACACCTGTCAAGATTGGAGAG GGAATCCTGGCAGATTATGTGTCCCAGACTTCTCCAATGATTCCCTCCATTGTTGTCCATTGCGTAAATGAGATTGAGCAGAGAGGGCTGACAGAG ACAGGCCTGTATCGGATCTCTGGCTGTGACCGGACAGTAAAAGAGCTGAAAGAGAAATTCCTCAGAGTGAAAACTGTACCCCTCCTCAGCAAAGTGGATGATATCCATGCTATCTGTAGCCTCCTGAAGGACTTCCTTCGAAATCTCAAAGAACCCCTTCTGACCTTTCGGCTAAACAAGACTTTCATGGAAGCAGCAG AAATCCCAGATGAGGACAACAGCAAAGCTGCCATGTACCAGGCTATTGGTGACCTGCCCCAGGCCAACAGAGACACATTAGCTTTCCTTATGATTCACTTGCAGAG AGTGGCTCAGAGCCCAAATACTAAAATGGATGTGGCTAATCTGGCTAAAGTCTTTGGGCCTACCATAGTTGCCCATGCAGTGCCTAATCCAGATCCAGTGGTAATGTTGCAGGACATCAAACGTCAGCCCAAG GTGGTAGAGTGCCTGCTTTCACTGCCCCTGGAATATTGGAGTCGGTTCATGATGGTAGAACAAGAGAACGTTGACCCCATGCATGTCATTGAAAATTCAAATGCCTTTTCAACACCACAGACCCCAGATATTAAAG TGAGTTTACTGGGGCCCGTGACCACTCCTGAGCATCAGCTTCTCAAGACTCCTTCATCTAGTTCCCTGTCGCAGAGAGTCCGCTCCACCCTCACCAAGAACACGCCCAG atttgGGAGCAAAAGCAAATCTGCCACCAACTTAGGACGACAAGGCAACTTTTTTGCTTCTCCAATGCTCAAGTGA
- the RACGAP1 gene encoding rac GTPase-activating protein 1 isoform X1, whose amino-acid sequence MGIFRTSRLFLKMDTTMLNLRNLFEQLVRRVEILSEGNELPVTVLVRDSCPKEFIQLAKDFEDFRKKWQRTDHELGKYKDLLMKAETERSALDVKLKHARNQVDVEIKRRQRAEADCEKLERQIQLIREMLTCDTSGSIQLSEEQKSALAFLNRGQPSSGNAGNKRLSTIDESGSILSDISFDKTDESLDWDSSLVKTFKLKKREKRRSSSRQFIDGPPGPVKKTRSIGSTVDQGNESIVAKTTVTVPNDGGPIEAVSTIETVPYWTRSRRKTGTLQPWNSDSTLSSRQLEPRTETDSSGTPQNNGGMRLHDFVSKTVIKPESCVPCGKRIKFGKLSLKCRDCRVVSHPECRDRCPLPCIPTLIGTPVKIGEGILADYVSQTSPMIPSIVVHCVNEIEQRGLTETGLYRISGCDRTVKELKEKFLRVKTVPLLSKVDDIHAICSLLKDFLRNLKEPLLTFRLNKTFMEAAEIPDEDNSKAAMYQAIGDLPQANRDTLAFLMIHLQRVAQSPNTKMDVANLAKVFGPTIVAHAVPNPDPVVMLQDIKRQPKVVECLLSLPLEYWSRFMMVEQENVDPMHVIENSNAFSTPQTPDIKVSLLGPVTTPEHQLLKTPSSSSLSQRVRSTLTKNTPRFGSKSKSATNLGRQGNFFASPMLK is encoded by the exons ctGTAACTGTCCTGGTGCGTGACAGCTGCCCCAAAG AATTCATCCAGTTGGCAAAGGACTTTGAAGATTTCCGTAAAAAGTGGCAGAGAACAGACCATGAGCTGGGGAAGTACAAGGATCTTTTGATGAAAGCAGAGACTGAGCGTAGTGCGCTGGATGTTAAGCTGAAGCACGCACGCAATCAGGTGGATGTCGAGATCAAACGGAGACAGCGAGCTGAGGCTGACTGTGAGAAGCTG GAAAGACAGATTCAGCTGATTCGAGAGATGCTCACGTGTGACACATCTGGCAGCATTCAACTAAGTGAGGAGCAAAAATCAGCTCTGGCTTTTCTCAACAGGGGCCAACCATCCAGCGGCAATGCTGGGAACAAAAG ATTGTCAACTATTGACGAATCTGGTTCCATTTTATCAGATATCAGCTTTGACAAGACTGACGAATCGCTG GATTGGGATTCTTCTTTGGTAAAGACTTTCaaactgaagaagagagaaaagagg cGTTCTAGTAGCCGACAATTCATTGATGGTCCCCCTGGACCTGTAAAGAAGACTCGTTCCATTGGCTCCACAGTAGACCAG gGGAATGAATCCATAGTTGCAAAAACTACAGTGACTGTTCCCAATGATGGCGGGCCCATTGAAGCTGTGTCTACAATTGAGACTGTGCCATATTGGACGAGAAGCCGAAGGAAAACAG GTACCTTACAACCTTGGAACAGCGACTCTACCTTGAGCAGCAGGCAGCTGGAGCCAAGAACGGAGACAGACAGTTCCGGCACTCCACAGAATAACGGAGGGATGCGCCTGCATGACTTTGTCTCTAAGACG GTTATTAAACCTGAATCTTGTGTTCCATGTGGAAAGCGGATAAAGTTTGGCAAGCTGTCTCTGAAGTGTCGAGATTGTCGTGTGGTCTCTCATCCAGAATGTCGGGACCGCTGTCCCCTTCCCTGCATTCCTACCCTGATAGGAACACCTGTCAAGATTGGAGAG GGAATCCTGGCAGATTATGTGTCCCAGACTTCTCCAATGATTCCCTCCATTGTTGTCCATTGCGTAAATGAGATTGAGCAGAGAGGGCTGACAGAG ACAGGCCTGTATCGGATCTCTGGCTGTGACCGGACAGTAAAAGAGCTGAAAGAGAAATTCCTCAGAGTGAAAACTGTACCCCTCCTCAGCAAAGTGGATGATATCCATGCTATCTGTAGCCTCCTGAAGGACTTCCTTCGAAATCTCAAAGAACCCCTTCTGACCTTTCGGCTAAACAAGACTTTCATGGAAGCAGCAG AAATCCCAGATGAGGACAACAGCAAAGCTGCCATGTACCAGGCTATTGGTGACCTGCCCCAGGCCAACAGAGACACATTAGCTTTCCTTATGATTCACTTGCAGAG AGTGGCTCAGAGCCCAAATACTAAAATGGATGTGGCTAATCTGGCTAAAGTCTTTGGGCCTACCATAGTTGCCCATGCAGTGCCTAATCCAGATCCAGTGGTAATGTTGCAGGACATCAAACGTCAGCCCAAG GTGGTAGAGTGCCTGCTTTCACTGCCCCTGGAATATTGGAGTCGGTTCATGATGGTAGAACAAGAGAACGTTGACCCCATGCATGTCATTGAAAATTCAAATGCCTTTTCAACACCACAGACCCCAGATATTAAAG TGAGTTTACTGGGGCCCGTGACCACTCCTGAGCATCAGCTTCTCAAGACTCCTTCATCTAGTTCCCTGTCGCAGAGAGTCCGCTCCACCCTCACCAAGAACACGCCCAG atttgGGAGCAAAAGCAAATCTGCCACCAACTTAGGACGACAAGGCAACTTTTTTGCTTCTCCAATGCTCAAGTGA
- the RACGAP1 gene encoding rac GTPase-activating protein 1 isoform X5: MKAETERSALDVKLKHARNQVDVEIKRRQRAEADCEKLERQIQLIREMLTCDTSGSIQLSEEQKSALAFLNRGQPSSGNAGNKRLSTIDESGSILSDISFDKTDESLDWDSSLVKTFKLKKREKRRSSSRQFIDGPPGPVKKTRSIGSTVDQGNESIVAKTTVTVPNDGGPIEAVSTIETVPYWTRSRRKTGTLQPWNSDSTLSSRQLEPRTETDSSGTPQNNGGMRLHDFVSKTVIKPESCVPCGKRIKFGKLSLKCRDCRVVSHPECRDRCPLPCIPTLIGTPVKIGEGILADYVSQTSPMIPSIVVHCVNEIEQRGLTETGLYRISGCDRTVKELKEKFLRVKTVPLLSKVDDIHAICSLLKDFLRNLKEPLLTFRLNKTFMEAAEIPDEDNSKAAMYQAIGDLPQANRDTLAFLMIHLQRVAQSPNTKMDVANLAKVFGPTIVAHAVPNPDPVVMLQDIKRQPKVVECLLSLPLEYWSRFMMVEQENVDPMHVIENSNAFSTPQTPDIKVSLLGPVTTPEHQLLKTPSSSSLSQRVRSTLTKNTPRFGSKSKSATNLGRQGNFFASPMLK, from the exons ATGAAAGCAGAGACTGAGCGTAGTGCGCTGGATGTTAAGCTGAAGCACGCACGCAATCAGGTGGATGTCGAGATCAAACGGAGACAGCGAGCTGAGGCTGACTGTGAGAAGCTG GAAAGACAGATTCAGCTGATTCGAGAGATGCTCACGTGTGACACATCTGGCAGCATTCAACTAAGTGAGGAGCAAAAATCAGCTCTGGCTTTTCTCAACAGGGGCCAACCATCCAGCGGCAATGCTGGGAACAAAAG ATTGTCAACTATTGACGAATCTGGTTCCATTTTATCAGATATCAGCTTTGACAAGACTGACGAATCGCTG GATTGGGATTCTTCTTTGGTAAAGACTTTCaaactgaagaagagagaaaagagg cGTTCTAGTAGCCGACAATTCATTGATGGTCCCCCTGGACCTGTAAAGAAGACTCGTTCCATTGGCTCCACAGTAGACCAG gGGAATGAATCCATAGTTGCAAAAACTACAGTGACTGTTCCCAATGATGGCGGGCCCATTGAAGCTGTGTCTACAATTGAGACTGTGCCATATTGGACGAGAAGCCGAAGGAAAACAG GTACCTTACAACCTTGGAACAGCGACTCTACCTTGAGCAGCAGGCAGCTGGAGCCAAGAACGGAGACAGACAGTTCCGGCACTCCACAGAATAACGGAGGGATGCGCCTGCATGACTTTGTCTCTAAGACG GTTATTAAACCTGAATCTTGTGTTCCATGTGGAAAGCGGATAAAGTTTGGCAAGCTGTCTCTGAAGTGTCGAGATTGTCGTGTGGTCTCTCATCCAGAATGTCGGGACCGCTGTCCCCTTCCCTGCATTCCTACCCTGATAGGAACACCTGTCAAGATTGGAGAG GGAATCCTGGCAGATTATGTGTCCCAGACTTCTCCAATGATTCCCTCCATTGTTGTCCATTGCGTAAATGAGATTGAGCAGAGAGGGCTGACAGAG ACAGGCCTGTATCGGATCTCTGGCTGTGACCGGACAGTAAAAGAGCTGAAAGAGAAATTCCTCAGAGTGAAAACTGTACCCCTCCTCAGCAAAGTGGATGATATCCATGCTATCTGTAGCCTCCTGAAGGACTTCCTTCGAAATCTCAAAGAACCCCTTCTGACCTTTCGGCTAAACAAGACTTTCATGGAAGCAGCAG AAATCCCAGATGAGGACAACAGCAAAGCTGCCATGTACCAGGCTATTGGTGACCTGCCCCAGGCCAACAGAGACACATTAGCTTTCCTTATGATTCACTTGCAGAG AGTGGCTCAGAGCCCAAATACTAAAATGGATGTGGCTAATCTGGCTAAAGTCTTTGGGCCTACCATAGTTGCCCATGCAGTGCCTAATCCAGATCCAGTGGTAATGTTGCAGGACATCAAACGTCAGCCCAAG GTGGTAGAGTGCCTGCTTTCACTGCCCCTGGAATATTGGAGTCGGTTCATGATGGTAGAACAAGAGAACGTTGACCCCATGCATGTCATTGAAAATTCAAATGCCTTTTCAACACCACAGACCCCAGATATTAAAG TGAGTTTACTGGGGCCCGTGACCACTCCTGAGCATCAGCTTCTCAAGACTCCTTCATCTAGTTCCCTGTCGCAGAGAGTCCGCTCCACCCTCACCAAGAACACGCCCAG atttgGGAGCAAAAGCAAATCTGCCACCAACTTAGGACGACAAGGCAACTTTTTTGCTTCTCCAATGCTCAAGTGA
- the RACGAP1 gene encoding rac GTPase-activating protein 1 isoform X4 codes for MDTTMLNLRNLFEQLVRRVEILSEGNELPVTVLVRDSCPKEFIQLAKDFEDFRKKWQRTDHELGKYKDLLMKAETERSALDVKLKHARNQVDVEIKRRQRAEADCEKLERQIQLIREMLTCDTSGSIQLSEEQKSALAFLNRGQPSSGNAGNKRLSTIDESGSILSDISFDKTDESLDWDSSLVKTFKLKKREKRRSSSRQFIDGPPGPVKKTRSIGSTVDQGNESIVAKTTVTVPNDGGPIEAVSTIETVPYWTRSRRKTGTLQPWNSDSTLSSRQLEPRTETDSSGTPQNNGGMRLHDFVSKTVIKPESCVPCGKRIKFGKLSLKCRDCRVVSHPECRDRCPLPCIPTLIGTPVKIGEGILADYVSQTSPMIPSIVVHCVNEIEQRGLTETGLYRISGCDRTVKELKEKFLRVKTVPLLSKVDDIHAICSLLKDFLRNLKEPLLTFRLNKTFMEAAEIPDEDNSKAAMYQAIGDLPQANRDTLAFLMIHLQRVAQSPNTKMDVANLAKVFGPTIVAHAVPNPDPVVMLQDIKRQPKVVECLLSLPLEYWSRFMMVEQENVDPMHVIENSNAFSTPQTPDIKVSLLGPVTTPEHQLLKTPSSSSLSQRVRSTLTKNTPRFGSKSKSATNLGRQGNFFASPMLK; via the exons ctGTAACTGTCCTGGTGCGTGACAGCTGCCCCAAAG AATTCATCCAGTTGGCAAAGGACTTTGAAGATTTCCGTAAAAAGTGGCAGAGAACAGACCATGAGCTGGGGAAGTACAAGGATCTTTTGATGAAAGCAGAGACTGAGCGTAGTGCGCTGGATGTTAAGCTGAAGCACGCACGCAATCAGGTGGATGTCGAGATCAAACGGAGACAGCGAGCTGAGGCTGACTGTGAGAAGCTG GAAAGACAGATTCAGCTGATTCGAGAGATGCTCACGTGTGACACATCTGGCAGCATTCAACTAAGTGAGGAGCAAAAATCAGCTCTGGCTTTTCTCAACAGGGGCCAACCATCCAGCGGCAATGCTGGGAACAAAAG ATTGTCAACTATTGACGAATCTGGTTCCATTTTATCAGATATCAGCTTTGACAAGACTGACGAATCGCTG GATTGGGATTCTTCTTTGGTAAAGACTTTCaaactgaagaagagagaaaagagg cGTTCTAGTAGCCGACAATTCATTGATGGTCCCCCTGGACCTGTAAAGAAGACTCGTTCCATTGGCTCCACAGTAGACCAG gGGAATGAATCCATAGTTGCAAAAACTACAGTGACTGTTCCCAATGATGGCGGGCCCATTGAAGCTGTGTCTACAATTGAGACTGTGCCATATTGGACGAGAAGCCGAAGGAAAACAG GTACCTTACAACCTTGGAACAGCGACTCTACCTTGAGCAGCAGGCAGCTGGAGCCAAGAACGGAGACAGACAGTTCCGGCACTCCACAGAATAACGGAGGGATGCGCCTGCATGACTTTGTCTCTAAGACG GTTATTAAACCTGAATCTTGTGTTCCATGTGGAAAGCGGATAAAGTTTGGCAAGCTGTCTCTGAAGTGTCGAGATTGTCGTGTGGTCTCTCATCCAGAATGTCGGGACCGCTGTCCCCTTCCCTGCATTCCTACCCTGATAGGAACACCTGTCAAGATTGGAGAG GGAATCCTGGCAGATTATGTGTCCCAGACTTCTCCAATGATTCCCTCCATTGTTGTCCATTGCGTAAATGAGATTGAGCAGAGAGGGCTGACAGAG ACAGGCCTGTATCGGATCTCTGGCTGTGACCGGACAGTAAAAGAGCTGAAAGAGAAATTCCTCAGAGTGAAAACTGTACCCCTCCTCAGCAAAGTGGATGATATCCATGCTATCTGTAGCCTCCTGAAGGACTTCCTTCGAAATCTCAAAGAACCCCTTCTGACCTTTCGGCTAAACAAGACTTTCATGGAAGCAGCAG AAATCCCAGATGAGGACAACAGCAAAGCTGCCATGTACCAGGCTATTGGTGACCTGCCCCAGGCCAACAGAGACACATTAGCTTTCCTTATGATTCACTTGCAGAG AGTGGCTCAGAGCCCAAATACTAAAATGGATGTGGCTAATCTGGCTAAAGTCTTTGGGCCTACCATAGTTGCCCATGCAGTGCCTAATCCAGATCCAGTGGTAATGTTGCAGGACATCAAACGTCAGCCCAAG GTGGTAGAGTGCCTGCTTTCACTGCCCCTGGAATATTGGAGTCGGTTCATGATGGTAGAACAAGAGAACGTTGACCCCATGCATGTCATTGAAAATTCAAATGCCTTTTCAACACCACAGACCCCAGATATTAAAG TGAGTTTACTGGGGCCCGTGACCACTCCTGAGCATCAGCTTCTCAAGACTCCTTCATCTAGTTCCCTGTCGCAGAGAGTCCGCTCCACCCTCACCAAGAACACGCCCAG atttgGGAGCAAAAGCAAATCTGCCACCAACTTAGGACGACAAGGCAACTTTTTTGCTTCTCCAATGCTCAAGTGA